The nucleotide window CTGGTGCGACAAGCCCGTGTCGGAGATCACAGCAGACGAAGTTTGCTCCGTCATCCGGGAGTCCTACCGGAGCGGCGTGCCGGGACGCACCTCGAGAGTCGCCGGTGTCGCCAGCAGTCGGGAGCGCGAGATGAACAAGACGCTGAGCCGCATGCTGAAGTGGCTCCATCGGGAGGGGCTCATCGACGGCACCGCGCTGGCGGGCATTCATCCGGCTGAGCCAGGGCGCGACCGCGACCGCGTGCTGTCGGATAAGGAACTCAAGGCACTGTGGACAGCACTGGACGACTCCGCGTTCTCCAACGTGATCCGAGTCATGATCGTGACCGGCGTCCGCAGAGGCGAGGCCGAGGCCATGCGGTGGGACGAGCTCTCGTCTGACTGGACGATCCCGGCCGCGAGACACAAGAGCAAGCGGGCACACGTCATTCCGCTGAGCGATCACGTGAAGAAGATCATCAAGTCAATCCCGCGACACGACGGCGAGTACGTGTTCACCACCACGGGCGGCGCTCGACCGGTGTGCGGATTTGGCAAGGTGAAGTACAGGCTCGACGCGGCGCTTCAGTTCAAGGAGCCGTGGCGCTTTCACGATCTGCGCAGGACCGTCGCCACTGGACTAGAGAGACTCGGCTTCGCGCTTCCCGTTACCGAGGCAGTCCTGGGGCACGTGTCTGGATCGAAGTCCGGCGTCGTCGGCATCTATCAGCGCCACGAGTATGCCAAGGAGAAGCGCGGCGCGCTCGACGCATGGGCCGAACATATCGACGCGTTAGTCAAAGGCAAGAAGGCACGTGGCAAGGTCGTGCCCATGAGGGCGCACGCATGAGCCAGCTTCCAGATTGGGAAGACGATGTGGGCATGGCCGCCTGGCTCGACTCGAAGCTGAATGACCTGCTCATGAATAGAATCAATGAGACAAACAAGAGGGCTGCGGCTGATCCCGACCCGTTTCGAGAGTGGCTCGCTTCAGACGGCCCAGCTATACGCGCTGCCGAGCTTGATGATGAAGTCACACTCTTGCGCAAGCGCTATCCCCACATTGCCCGCTTCATTCAT belongs to bacterium and includes:
- a CDS encoding site-specific integrase; its protein translation is NTFGALARQFVEQEQRDRRHNRTWKKQARDTLGLVYDDDDAPPTIRPGSLVYRWCDKPVSEITADEVCSVIRESYRSGVPGRTSRVAGVASSREREMNKTLSRMLKWLHREGLIDGTALAGIHPAEPGRDRDRVLSDKELKALWTALDDSAFSNVIRVMIVTGVRRGEAEAMRWDELSSDWTIPAARHKSKRAHVIPLSDHVKKIIKSIPRHDGEYVFTTTGGARPVCGFGKVKYRLDAALQFKEPWRFHDLRRTVATGLERLGFALPVTEAVLGHVSGSKSGVVGIYQRHEYAKEKRGALDAWAEHIDALVKGKKARGKVVPMRAHA